From Zea mays cultivar B73 chromosome 3, Zm-B73-REFERENCE-NAM-5.0, whole genome shotgun sequence:
ctgtccggtgtgcaccggactgtccggtgcgccatcgaacagagagctcccagcaacggccacatttggtggttggggctataaatgccccaaccaccccacattcattgcgatccaagttttccacttctcaactactacaagagctctaggcattcaattctagacacattcaaagagatcaaatcctctccaattccacacaaaaccctagtgactagagagagtgatttgccgtgttcatttgagctcttgcgcttggattgcttcttttctttctcacttgttcttgagatcacaactccattgtaatcaaggcaagaggcaccaattgtgtggtggcccttgcggggaagttttgttcccggctttgatttgagaagagaagctcactcggtccgagggaccgtttgagagagggaagggttgaaagagacccggcctttgtggcctcctcaacggggagtaggtttgagagaaccgaacctcggtaaaacaaatccgtgtgtcacacttcattatttgcttgcgatttgttttgcgccctctctcgcggactcgtttatatttctaacgctaacccggcttgtagttgtgtttatatttgtaaatttcagtttcgccctattcaccccccctctaggcgactatcagccatATGGACGTGTGGGTGTATGGAGCATGAAATCGGGCATACCATTGTGCGGGAGGTGGGTTCGGGTAAATACATGCCCAAAGCCAGTCTCCTGACGTTTGAAGTCATCGCGATGCCCCATAGGACCGTCGGCCGCGCAGACGGTAGCAGACGAGCGCTCCGTGGTTGGTGGGCGTGGACCCAAGACGCCCATCTCAGATCTGAAGCCTGGCGGCGCAGATCAGAGGGCTGATGCAGAGAACTTGGCGAAGTCGTCGCAGAGGCGGTCGACGGAGTACTTGACGTCATCCACTGCTGCCTCCACCGATGGACGCCAAGTCTCGAACGCCGCCGTCGCCGATTCGACCGCATCCAGGCGCTCAGAGGTAGCAGTGACCTGGAGTGCGGCGGTCTCCAGCTGCTGGATGGAAGACGTTTGCCGGGCGACGACCGATTCCAGCGCTGCCCAGCGCGAATCCTGCGCCGAGAGGCGGTCAGAGATGTCGCGCAAGATCCTGGACTGCTCCTCAATCGCCAACTTGAGGTTCGGCTCCATGGCTCCGGAGTGTTTGGCGCGGCGTGTGTAGTACAAGTGAGCCAGGCCCTCGATCGGAAttacctctgataccaattgtcagCTACCAGCAGCTCCGCCGGCGCTGAGGAAGGCGAGGAAGAGAACGAGAGAGGAACAAAGAGATGATAGGCGAATATTCTTTCTTGCATGACGGTTCACAGCCTCCAGTGTTTCCTTTAATAACTGCTTACAAGGTTACGGCCCAGCTAATTGACCCATACTCCACCCATTACACGGCCATTCGGCCTGCGGACACGACAGCCTATAGTTCCTTGCTTTTGGCTGCTTGCACGTGATAGCTCATCCGACGCGACGAAGTCCCTGGGCACTTCCTTGCTGGCTTGAGGGCTGACATTGGCCCATTACAACAAACTCGTGCCCAGCAGCCCAGATGACAACTAGGGCACACCACAGCTGATGgagatgctgctgctgctgctatctCTGCCTCTCAGCCTCTGACTCGTCCACGCTTTCCCTCCGTGATTTGCTCTCTCGACTCGGCCAGTGTTGTTTGTGATCACACACAACTAAGCACGAGTTAGTGTAATAATATCGCGCATTCCATGGCCATGTCCATGACACTGGGGCAGCACACCACATGGTGTGCAAGCTCAGAGAACAagcgcaggcaggcaggcagcacATCTGCTAAACTACAAGGAGATCTGTGCCGGGTCTGGAGTACTGAACTCCATCCATTAAGATAATCACCGGGATTTCCGTATGGGATGGCTCTGAAGAAATGAAATGATCACTAGACGTTTCAGGCGTCAGTTTCTGTTCTTGCCCATTCAGTTCGCCCAAAAACTCCCATCAGGGGTTACGTTAGGTTACGTACGCTTCAGGCACCCGTTTGGAGGAGCCTGGCCCTGTTCCGCCACGCCAGTGGCCTATAAACTACTCCGCTGCCGATGACCATCCTTGTTGAAGAGCATCTGCAGGCTTCTTTTCGTTTGCCAACTCCATGCCCACAAGCTCCAAGAACGGCGCCGGGTCTTCGGGAAAAAAGGTACCGTATCCAGAAGCAAAGCCTCTCGCGTCTTACCCATGGCGCGTCGTTCGTTCGGTACAAATCCCGCGTTTCCATTACACGGGAACAATTCCATTCAAACTCAACTCAATGCAAAAGCTGTTCACAGCCACATCACCTCCTGTAGTCCGCCCGCCCGTCATCCTGCAGCAATTTCCTTATTTTTCTCTATCAAAGAAAAAAGAGAGCGAGTCTCACACGGTCACACCACATGGCTGGCGAGCGGCACGTCACCATGTGGGAGAATTTATTCGCTTGTCCATTTCTCCCACATACCCCTCCCCTCTCCACCGCCCATCTCTTCCTCCTCCAGTCCCGAAGGAAGGTCTCAGGTCTGGCTGGCCTACCACCAAGAACACACGCTGCGGCCTGCGGCTGCGGTCACGCTACTCAAGTGTGAACAAAAAGGTCCATGCTTCTCCTCCCTTTCGCTCGCTTCCTTTTCTCTGCCCATCCACGtgaaaagcagcagcagtggtccCTAAGTAGATCTTGGATTCGTCTCATCAATCACACTCCACCAGGAGTAACCCGCACACGTAGCGTAGCAGCAGGAGTAGGTAGGTGGGCAGCAGGCTCCTTGTGGTGTGCCCTGCATGTTTCGCAGCTTGCTTCTTCGAGCATTGACCCCTTCCGCCCCGTCCGTCATCTTCCCCACCTCTCTCTCCGCACCGCAGGAGCTTGGCGGCGGCCGTGACCGGCGCTGGAGAGTGGAGATCTTGGACGCGTGCGACATCCTGGTCTCCGCTCTGTGCCTCTGGTCTTCGAAGGCGCCGCCACCctatttttttttttaaaaaaaatcctaAGGTGAGATCGAGCTGCTctttgctttgctttgctttgctttgctGCTTGCGCGGAATCTGGCCTGCTTGCTTTCACAGTTCCACTTCGTTGCGTGTTTCGGTTTATTGATTGATAGATTTCAATCGAAGCTTGCAGATTAGGTTTCTTTTCTAGCTAGATCCTGCAGCATCTACGAGGCCAGGCCACGGTCGACTGGTTCTCCTTCGATCTAGTCTTCCTTCCTTTCCTTCCTTTCTTTCTGAATGCGCATGGTAGTACCACCATAACACAGCTATCCTTTTGGTGAGACATCCAGTTTTCTCTGTCTTTGCCAAAGACAAAAAAACCCCCCGCTATTGGTAATACAGGCAGAGGTCGTCTTGAGAAGACGGATAGCTATGACTGATTATATATTTTTTTTGCTGCACATGTTTATTACCGAGTCCATTGCTCTGACGAACTGATCTCCTGTACCATTGTTACATGTACCTTTGTTTGAATTGGAAATCATTCATACCATATTACTATCAATCCAACTAACAGGACTAACTACCTTCCCAAGGATCGTACACTAACTTCTTCATCCGAAGTACCTTGAACTAGCATGCTTGCTGGCATCACTGTCTGTTACACGCTGATGCCGCACTATTTCTAGCCTTGATTACCCAACGCCGAGTTCACCTCAAATGCTTCCGTTATAGGAAAACATGATTCTATATGCCATACTCATTTTTCGCTGTATTTTAACCATTTTAACTCTCATATTTGTGACTGCTATAGTCACTGTCTCTCTCTGGTGCTGCTGCGCATTTCTGAATTTTTCAGATAGTTTCTTCAGTCCGACACCGCTTCTAGCTTCCCCTCGGCGATCTGTGAAGCTATGAAGCCACCTCTCGAGAGGAACCCGACTAAGAAGCGCCACTCGTGGTGGTGGGACAGTCACATTAGCCCTAAGAACTCGAAATGGCTCGCCGAAAATCTCGAAGGTAAGCAAAACTACAGCCAATGGATTTGCTACTGTTATTATTTTTTTTTGGCTCAATGTGCTATTTCCTGGTACTTGGTACTAGTCATACTATGTCAATACATGCATAGGTACAGTACCATTTTCTGATTGCCTATTTCGCAGAGATGGGTATAAATGAGTAATAAACCAAAGGAAGTGCAATATTTATACTTCCCATAGTATTCTGTCTCCATATTGTACATACAAAATATCTTAGTCACAGTAGCATCTTCTGATCTGAACCTGGTTGCAAGAATAGGATGTCACGTAAATGATGTGGTTCCATTGGTAGTTGCTGCTCGGATCGTATTTGTACATGTGTATAGCCTTGTGTGAGTGTTCATGGTAAGATAATAAAGAGCAAACAGGTGTACACTTCTTGTTTTAGCAGAAACTGGCAGTGGAACCAAAGTAATGCTGCTTGCATATAAGAAAGCGTGTATTACCCACTGTGTGATGCTGTTTTTTGGTGCTTCATCAATTCTTCCCTGAACTGAAACATGCAGAAATGGACAAGCAAGTGAAGGAAATGCTCCAGCTGATCGAGGAGGACGGCGACTCCTTCGCTAAGAAAGCGCAAATGTATTACCAGAGGCGTCCGATGCTCGTCACCCACGTCGAGAACTTCTACCGTATGTATCGTGCTCTAGCCGAGCGCTATGACAATGTAACCGGCGAGCTGCGCAAGAACATCCCTACAAGGCTGCAGACAACCGGATTTTTAACCAGTTCAGAGTACGGTTCTGAGCTGCAGAGGTCGCCCTCACCGTCTCCTGAGCCGTTACAGAGGTCGTGGACAAGGGAGCAGAGCCCTAGGGCCGCTGGCTTCGACTTCTTCCTGAGCAATAGGAGCAATGACTCGCCACCTGTCTACAGGAAGGAACCCGAGGACGCGGCATCGCAGTCGGAGTCTGACGCGAAGTCTGCAGACGGTGAGGATGATGGCATCGCCTACACGCTGCACCAGAGAGTTCTTGAGCTAGAGGACGAGCTCAATGCGACAAACCAGAAACTACAAGATGCAAACGAGAAGCTTGAGGTTCTGGAGGAAAAGAGCTTGAGGTGCCATTGCGATTATAAAGAGAATGGAAACGGTGCTCAGCGAACTACAGAAGTTTCAGGCAAAGAGGGGGAGCTGGAAGCCGAAATCGTCAATCTCCAGGAGCAAGCGGACTCGGCAAGAAGGCGATTCGAAGAGGCATTGTCTGAACGAGATGGAGAAATCAGCAAGCTAAAGCAAGAGCTTGCTGGTGCTTCTGAGAAGCTGCAGCGAGAGAAGTACGCCAATGGCGTGCAGGTATCTGAGCTGCAGCGATCGGTTGAACACATCAGGTCCGAACTAGAGAGAGTTTCTGAAGAGAAACTACTGTCCGAGAACAAGATTAAGGAGCTGGAGGCAGCAAACGCTGAAGCCGATAAGTACGGCCACGAGCTCACGCGAGCTGCCGAGAAGATTTCCGAGGAGAAGTTCGCGCTCGAAGCTGAGATCCTCACGATGCGGCAGAACATTGAAGATCTGAAATCCAGGATCGAGAGCCTCGCTCGAGAGAAGTCCCTGCTCAAATCATGGTTTGAGGACTTGGAGCAAGTCGTGGGGCGAGGAAGGGGCATCTTCGCCGATTAACCGAGTTTTTCTATCCAGAACATCATCGGTAGCTAGAATTTAGCAAGCTAGTAACATTTTGTTTTGTTTTCTGGTACCCATACCATCTTGCGAAATTGAGATACGTCAGTGTACTTCCTTTTTGTTTGCTGAATCTTAAACTTAGACGTGATGGATGGTGGTGATGTACTGGTAATATATGAAATATTATACTGAACCGCGCTCGACGTCAATAATAAGATTCCTATAGTGCATCTAAAAGTTCTGTCTCAATGTAAGTCCAGTTCGGATACTGATACTGTTCATATTGTTTGAAAATCATGTTCTTGCATAATTTTTTTTGGCAGCTAAGAAGAGTACGCTTTTCCAGATCACTCATCTTGAACCTAACGGTCATCTCTTGCTTAAACTTTGCGATCTTGTGAACATCATTCTCAGTGATGATGAGGTTATCGATGTAGACCTCCATCGGTAGTCGAGAAGCGCCTTTACCATGAGGGTAGATAGCATGCTCCCAggtaggggtggatatcgaggcAGCTCGGCTCGAGCTcggtcgagctggctcgttaagagaacgagctggctcggctcgactcgttaagcaaccgagccagagaaccagctcggctcggctcgtttgcaagctcgagctggctcgtttagctcgcgagccacaacaaaaaaaatagtatacatgtatatatacaatAATACAATCAATTGCTAGTTAATTTCATACTAATTTAACATTAGAAAAGACTAACAATACTCATAATTTTATATATCACATCATTTAAACCCTAAACTAACATAGTTCATCACTTATTAATTCATCCAATACAAGTATAGACTTTGTTTTACAGATAAATGCTAGCTCATtcgagctaacgagctggctcgagctcgtgtcgagttggctcgttaacgaaccgagctgagaagttagctcagctcgtgaaaaaattgAAACGAGCAGAGTCGAGTCGAGCCGagttggctacgagtcgagcgagctcacgagccacgagtattttgtcCAGCTCTACTCCCAGGTGTTGTGGCTGAAGCTGAGTGCCACCAATGTCTCATTGAGCTTGACATACGTGGTGTCTCACGAAGTCCATAAAGTATATTTTCTAGGCGCAACacctttaatttaatccagaataaTATAGCGAATTTGTGATGATATATGTGTATATATTTAATATTACAATTTATCTACCAGGGACCTATGCTCAAGGTACTAGTTATAGTTGGCCAAATGGCACTAACACGGTGGGCCGGCCCGGGCACGGCACTAAAAAGCACGGCACTGGCACGACACGGCACGTTCCTTTTAGTGCCGGGCACGGCCCGTACGTAGTGTCGTGCCTGGGCCACCAATTGGGCCCGTAGtgtcggcccaggcacggcacggctaACTGGGCCGGCACGGCTTCGGCACGGCCCATCTGCCACGCGCGCAGGCCCACTGCCCAGGAGCCGCGTCCGCGAGTCCGCGACGGCGCGACCGCGTGTAAAGTGTAAACCGCCTCACTCAGTCactcgctctcgctctcgctcaAACCCTAACTCGCTCTCGCTCAGCCGCGGGCGATTCGGCGGCGACCGGCGAACTCTCCTCTCCCTCGTTCCCTCCGCCTCCGCTAAGCGCTCCGGTCTCCATCTCCGCCTCCGGTCTGCGGTCTCCGGCTCTCCGCCTCCGCTCGGATCGATCGTCGCTCGTCGGAGATCCTCTCCGGCTCTCCCCCGCTCGGATCTGCGCATTTGTGAACCGGGTAACTCAGATCCATAACCCCCCTCGGATCTCCtgtcttcttctccccctccggTGTGATCTGCGGAGATCCCGGTGCTCCGGCTTATTAGGGTTTACACGCGCATTTGTGAACCGGTGCGATCTACGCTTCTGCGGAGATCCCGGTGCTACGTTCTCCCtcatctctctcctctctcctgtcttcttctccccctccagcctCCGGTGTGATCTGCGCTTCTGCGGAGATCCCGGTGCTCCGGCTTACTCCGTTGAGGAACCGGGACTCCGGGGTCCGGTACGGCGGCACTGGCACTGGCACTGGTACTCTCCTCTCTCCTAGCTCCGGTCTCCCTCTCGGCCTCTCCTCTCTCCTAGCTCTGGTCTCCCTCacctatcttcttctccccctccggTACTGTCCGGCACTGGCACACAGATCCggtctccctctccccctccggCCTCCGGTGTGATCTGCGCTTCTGTGGAGATTCATCCCGGTGCTCCGGCTTACTCCGTTGAGGAACCGAGACTCCTCTCTCCTATCTTCTAGCTACGGTGCTCTGGTCTCCCTCTCGGTCTCTCCTCTCTCCTAGCTCctgtctccctctcctctctcataGCTCctgtctccctctcctctctcctagctcctgtctccctctcctctctctcctagcTCCGGTCTCCCTCTCCTTACCGGCCCCTAACACCTAGCTTcggtctccctctcctctctcctagCTCTGGTGCTCCGGATTCAAATCCGTGGAGGAACCGGTTGGCCGGACCGGtcatcccctcctctctcctagcTCTGGTGCTCCGGCTTACTCCGTTGAGGAACCGGGACTCCGAGTCCGAGGTGGGTCGATGGCTGTCTCCGACGATGAAACTGTTGAGATTGCTTAGACCTATAATGTCACCATATCTTGGTATTGATAATGGGGTAGAATCTGAAATGTTCTTGCATCAGCGTTGTGCATGTCATATAATCAATTTGATAGTTAAAGAGGCCCTAGATGCTCTTAAGAATTTGATTGAAACATTTAGAACTGCAATATCTTTTTTAAACTCCTCTAATCAGAGAATTGTTGCATATAAAAGTTATTGCATTGCTACTAATATTAGGCCTAGAAAGTTCCAGTTGGACATGGAGGTTAGGTGGAACTCTACATATCTGATGCTTAAGCATTTGTTTCCTCATAAGATACCTTTCACTACTTTCATGCATGCAAACTATCCTAGGGCTGAAGGTGATCAATTTATTTTAACTGATGAACATTGGGTTGTTGGAGAGAAAGTACTTAAATTCCTTGAGCTATTTTATGATTCTACAGTTGCATTGTCTGGTGTTTATTATCCTACATCTCCACTTATGCTTCATTTTCTTGTTAAGATTGCTATACATCTAAAGAACTATGCTAATGACACTCACATCAGAGGTGTCATTCAACCTATGATAGATAAATATAATAAATATTGGAGGAACATCCCtttatgagagcacctagagggggggtgaataggtgatcctgtgaaacttgaaacttaagccacaaaaacttggttaagtgttagcacaaataatgccaagtggctagagaggagtctcaacaaaacacaataaccacaagagatcaatcacagagatggcacagtggtttatcccgtggttcggccaagaccaacgcttgcctactccacgttgtggcgtcccaacggacgagggttgcaatcaacccctctcaagcggtccaaagacccacttgaataccacggtgttttgctttgtttttcttaatcccgttcgcgaggaatctccacaacttggagcctctcgcccttacacttgaagttcacaaagaagcacggagtaagagagggataagcaacacactcaagacaagaaatcacagcaacaccactcacacaagtcgcaacaagagctcacaacacaactcaatgagttcacaactcaactagagctctaattgctatcgcaaagaatcaaaggcgcggaatcgatgtcttagtgcttaggaatgcttag
This genomic window contains:
- the LOC100273891 gene encoding protein NETWORKED 4A isoform X1 gives rise to the protein MQKLFTATSPPVVRPPVILQQFPYFSLSKKKESESHTVTPHGWRAARHHVGEFIRLSISPTYPSPLHRPSLPPPVPKEGLRSGWPTTKNTRCGLRLRSRYSSVNKKFLQSDTASSFPSAICEAMKPPLERNPTKKRHSWWWDSHISPKNSKWLAENLEEMDKQVKEMLQLIEEDGDSFAKKAQMYYQRRPMLVTHVENFYRMYRALAERYDNVTGELRKNIPTRLQTTGFLTSSEYGSELQRSPSPSPEPLQRSWTREQSPRAAGFDFFLSNRSNDSPPVYRKEPEDAASQSESDAKSADGEDDGIAYTLHQRVLELEDELNATNQKLQDANEKLEVLEEKSLRCHCDYKENGNGAQRTTEVSGKEGELEAEIVNLQEQADSARRRFEEALSERDGEISKLKQELAGASEKLQREKYANGVQVSELQRSVEHIRSELERVSEEKLLSENKIKELEAANAEADKYGHELTRAAEKISEEKFALEAEILTMRQNIEDLKSRIESLAREKSLLKSWFEDLEQVVGRGRGIFAD
- the LOC100273891 gene encoding protein NETWORKED 4A isoform X2, with the protein product MQKLFTATSPPVVRPPVILQQFPYFSLSKKKESESHTVTPHGWRAARHHVGEFIRLSISPTYPSPLHRPSLPPPVPKEGLRSGWPTTKNTRCGLRLRSRYSSVNKKSDTASSFPSAICEAMKPPLERNPTKKRHSWWWDSHISPKNSKWLAENLEEMDKQVKEMLQLIEEDGDSFAKKAQMYYQRRPMLVTHVENFYRMYRALAERYDNVTGELRKNIPTRLQTTGFLTSSEYGSELQRSPSPSPEPLQRSWTREQSPRAAGFDFFLSNRSNDSPPVYRKEPEDAASQSESDAKSADGEDDGIAYTLHQRVLELEDELNATNQKLQDANEKLEVLEEKSLRCHCDYKENGNGAQRTTEVSGKEGELEAEIVNLQEQADSARRRFEEALSERDGEISKLKQELAGASEKLQREKYANGVQVSELQRSVEHIRSELERVSEEKLLSENKIKELEAANAEADKYGHELTRAAEKISEEKFALEAEILTMRQNIEDLKSRIESLAREKSLLKSWFEDLEQVVGRGRGIFAD
- the LOC100273891 gene encoding protein NETWORKED 4A isoform X3: MKPPLERNPTKKRHSWWWDSHISPKNSKWLAENLEEMDKQVKEMLQLIEEDGDSFAKKAQMYYQRRPMLVTHVENFYRMYRALAERYDNVTGELRKNIPTRLQTTGFLTSSEYGSELQRSPSPSPEPLQRSWTREQSPRAAGFDFFLSNRSNDSPPVYRKEPEDAASQSESDAKSADGEDDGIAYTLHQRVLELEDELNATNQKLQDANEKLEVLEEKSLRCHCDYKENGNGAQRTTEVSGKEGELEAEIVNLQEQADSARRRFEEALSERDGEISKLKQELAGASEKLQREKYANGVQVSELQRSVEHIRSELERVSEEKLLSENKIKELEAANAEADKYGHELTRAAEKISEEKFALEAEILTMRQNIEDLKSRIESLAREKSLLKSWFEDLEQVVGRGRGIFAD